One Ricinus communis isolate WT05 ecotype wild-type chromosome 2, ASM1957865v1, whole genome shotgun sequence DNA segment encodes these proteins:
- the LOC8267275 gene encoding uncharacterized protein LOC8267275 isoform X2, giving the protein MQEVAGERGGYLHGRGALDSDDLLYLKEQMEAEEDAERLLRRTEKRAFAAFKKAATLADSSPASVPLPLRVEPKPKSGIRQQDLLKKVVEVKPKRPRVSNHSSGSHSMSTSVDHPSGNSKSMADQEKSTVGKAGEANTENVVSNKPGQVKPVKSLLGLAYASSDDED; this is encoded by the exons ATGCAAGAGGTTGCTGGAGAACGTGGAGGCTACCTTCATGGACGGGGCG CCTTGGACAGTGATGACTTACTTTATCTCAAGGAGCAGATGGAGGCTGAAGAGGATGCAGAACGCCTCCTTCGCCGCACAGAAAAACGAGCATTCGCTgcatttaaa AAAGCTGCGACTTTAGCAGACTCTTCACCTGCATCAGTTCCCTTGCCACTTCGTGTTGAACCGAAGCCAAAAAGTGGGATTAG GCAGCAGGATCTACTAAAGAAGGTGGTGGAAGTGAAGCCCAAACGGCCACGAGTCTCGAACCATTCCAGTGGAAGCCATTCCATGTCCACTTCAGTGGATCATCCATCAGGAAATTCTAAATCTATGGCTGACCAGGAGAAATCAACTGTAGGCAAAGCCGGTGAGGCTAATACGGAGAATGTAGTTAGTAATAAGCCTGGGCAGGTAAAACCTGTAAAAAGCTTGTTAGGGTTAGCATATGCGAGTTCTGATGATGAAGACTGA
- the LOC8267275 gene encoding uncharacterized protein LOC8267275 isoform X1, with translation MAGREVREYTNLTDPKDKKWGKGKDKIDDEDITFQRMVAKMQEVAGERGGYLHGRGALDSDDLLYLKEQMEAEEDAERLLRRTEKRAFAAFKKAATLADSSPASVPLPLRVEPKPKSGIRQQDLLKKVVEVKPKRPRVSNHSSGSHSMSTSVDHPSGNSKSMADQEKSTVGKAGEANTENVVSNKPGQVKPVKSLLGLAYASSDDED, from the exons aTGGCCGGAAGGGAAGTGAGGGAATACACTAATCTAACGGATCCTAAAG ATAAGAAATggggaaaaggaaaagataaaatagaCGATGAAGACATTACTTTCCAGCGAATGGTTGCTAAG ATGCAAGAGGTTGCTGGAGAACGTGGAGGCTACCTTCATGGACGGGGCG CCTTGGACAGTGATGACTTACTTTATCTCAAGGAGCAGATGGAGGCTGAAGAGGATGCAGAACGCCTCCTTCGCCGCACAGAAAAACGAGCATTCGCTgcatttaaa AAAGCTGCGACTTTAGCAGACTCTTCACCTGCATCAGTTCCCTTGCCACTTCGTGTTGAACCGAAGCCAAAAAGTGGGATTAG GCAGCAGGATCTACTAAAGAAGGTGGTGGAAGTGAAGCCCAAACGGCCACGAGTCTCGAACCATTCCAGTGGAAGCCATTCCATGTCCACTTCAGTGGATCATCCATCAGGAAATTCTAAATCTATGGCTGACCAGGAGAAATCAACTGTAGGCAAAGCCGGTGAGGCTAATACGGAGAATGTAGTTAGTAATAAGCCTGGGCAGGTAAAACCTGTAAAAAGCTTGTTAGGGTTAGCATATGCGAGTTCTGATGATGAAGACTGA